The genomic DNA ATTAATTCTGTTAGCTGCATCTCAACTTAAAGAATCCACAAGAACCAAGAAAATACTCTATTTGAATTTTTTACttaatattatatttgtatttttgtctcaCTTTTTCATAGTCTTCATCAGAACTGTTATTTTTATCCTCTTGTGGAGATGCATCTGTTAAGGAACGAAAGCTTTGTCCTTCTGGTGAAGATCTCCTGTAAAGAATGTTGACACTTAAGAGTTTTGCAATATAATGCAAACTACTGGAAAAATacacttttcaaaaatgaaaatcaagcacTTGCTGCATTTATGACTCAGAAAATAAATTGGGCCCTACATCCAAGCTTCTGAGGTGCTGgctaaaatgttaagattttattttttatactattgATCAGCCTAACTATCAAAAAAATACTTACTGTAAGCCTGCGTTTGGAGTTTTTAGTTTTGGCTTTGCAGGAATTAGGGGCGGCTTGTACAATCCTGGTTTCTTAACGTGTCCAACATCTTGCTTTTCAGAGTCAGTAGATTGCATTAGGAAGGCAGGTTTGGGTCCTATTGGGAGTTGGGGCTTCTTTTCTAAAGGGTTTTTAGCAAGTTTTTTTTCAAGCTCTTTGGTCAATGGTAAAGTAACAGAAGATTGCTTGCTGTCCATGCCACCTTTTCTTTCAAAGTTACTACTGGCTGGTAGAGTGGTTACAGACAACTTGCTGACTTGAcggctttttttttctggaagaaTGGAAACATCTTTATTTGGCAGATCAATAGGTGGCTTTAGCAAGTGTGGAGCAAATGGAAGTGATGGTGGTGGACCTTTAGAGGGTAAAGAGAATGGTGGAAATGGAATTGACTCCCTCTTTAAAACTGTGCTGGAAACATGTGGAACATTTGAAGAAATTTGAAGAGCTGCTGCTTCATGATGCAAATGACGTTGCTTATGGAGAGGAACAGGTGGTGGTGGATACTGAGGAGGAGGTACAGTTGACCGTGGTAAATCTGTAAGCACCATATAATATATCACATATAAATTCAACATGAAATAACTGTGATGTCATTTTTAATCTAatgattttaatatacagtacagcttAAACAAGAAAGCAAGGCCCAAAAGGTCCAATGAATTATAATACATCTTTTCTAAAGTTTCTTGTTATTAGAATTTTATAGATTTCATAATGCATACAGGCACATACCATGGCTTTTATCAGGTGTCAAATagtcttcctcttcatcttcctcaTCCCCATAATctcaagaaacaaataaatatatatatttaaagatctCATGAAATAAAGGATAAGGAAAGAAAATTACTCTCAGTTATAGTACACGATATTCAGTCCACAGCAGTGAAgttttgttaattaaaagaagtactAAGTTCCTTTCACCGGCTTCACATCCATCAGTTGTTGATTAATGAGGATGTTGGTGGGAAGATGGTTATGGACAGCATAAGCTCATTAAATTGATTTTCAATATTTATAACTCTACAGACACCCcctaaacaagtaaaaataatacaagtaACATTAATGCACAAAACCTCAATTACTGTAAACTGCTTGATAGATGACCAGAGTCTAAATAAATGATTGGTTCcctttataaaaatgttatttagacTGCATGATACACTCCTGTTAACATGGAgggtaaaaaatagtaaataccCAAATATTAAAGGCAGGCTGGCAAGAGTGGGGATTTTTTTATTGGCCGGGCAGCAAAGCCTGCTTCACAAATTACCTTAAATAGATGAGAATACAATCCCTGACAGTACAGAAAAATGATTTATGTGTCTTACTCTCTGAAATACTATTACAAAGCAGATTGAATGTTTGCTGATAAAGGTGCCACACTTCTTTgaataacaaacacacaaaagtatAAAACACCTAAGAAACCTGATCTACTATTTGAAAAATACAATCTCAATTATTAGTTGCCATGTATTATTTCTTATCTGTGGACTTAATGTATGACACACTGTATACATTGGTACAGACAGCACATCAAAAGTTGAAGTTTAGGCTGTAGATTTTTTAAATCCTACGGAATTAAAGTTATACAAGTATGTAATGAATATGTCTTTTTACTACTGCTCTGTGAATCAACCTgcataaaatgaaattacaaaatattCTGTATGAAGCATTAAAAGAAAATACTTACCATGGTCTTCTACAGTTTCAGGGTTATATTTAATATCTATAGGGCGCTCTACGGAGCCATAAAAGCTTTCAGAGTCTGAACTGGAGTCACTGATGAAAAATAGTATTGAAGAAAATACAATGAACAGTTTTGTACAATAAATCTTGTActgattaaaataattttcattttgagtttttcATATGAAAGGTacatgttgacaaaaaaaaactgaatcattGAAGACATATTTAACTCTAGAGTTAGAAATTTAATGACACCACAATACTTTGCATTTTTACTTATCCAGGTTGACTTTGCTCTGAAACAATAAACACTATACACCTTAAATGCTATCAACTTGTAAATGACATATTTAATACAAGACAGCTAATAATTGTCCAGTAACTAAACGAGCTCCACAGAAGTCCCCTTTCAGgctaaaaatgttttggacaATATTTTTT from Erpetoichthys calabaricus chromosome 5, fErpCal1.3, whole genome shotgun sequence includes the following:
- the sh3bp2 gene encoding SH3 domain-binding protein 2 isoform X2, producing the protein MKRITKKEQRMATGETLWPVPMKAIGAQNLLTMPGGVTMSGYLHKKGGTQIQILKWPLRFVVIHKGCAYYFKSSTSASPQGAFSLNGYNRVLRAAEETTSSNVFPFKIVHFSKKHRTWYFSAASEEERKKWMLSLRKEIDYYHEKRDSQPVSDSSSDSESFYGSVERPIDIKYNPETVEDHDYGDEEDEEEDYLTPDKSHDLPRSTVPPPQYPPPPVPLHKQRHLHHEAAALQISSNVPHVSSTVLKRESIPFPPFSLPSKGPPPSLPFAPHLLKPPIDLPNKDVSILPEKKSRQVSKLSVTTLPASSNFERKGGMDSKQSSVTLPLTKELEKKLAKNPLEKKPQLPIGPKPAFLMQSTDSEKQDVGHVKKPGLYKPPLIPAKPKLKTPNAGLQRSSPEGQSFRSLTDASPQEDKNNSSDEDYEKVQLPDSVFFGTTETSEIERIFKDNSIRGIPQNGLYCIRNSSTKTTKVLVVWDGSLNKGRNYRIYEKDYQFFLEADKIFHSLTELVEYYHANVLPSHDKLCLKVPFTFNKPR